In Bacillus sp. S3, the sequence AAGAAGGTTTTAATGGCCGCAGGTGATACCTTCCGTGCAGGGGCCATCGAACAACTGGAAGTCTGGGGCGATCGAGTGGGTGTCGAGGTAATTAAGCAGGCAGAAGGCTCAGACCCTGCAGCAGTCATGTATGATGCCATCCAAGCAGCTAAATCACGTCAAGCTGATATTCTACTGTGTGATACAGCGGGCCGTTTGCAAAATAAAGTGAACTTGATGAAAGAGCTTGAGAAGGTAAAGCGTGTGATTGAAAGGGAAATTCCGGATGCTCCTCATGAAGTCATCCTTGTCCTAGATGCAACAACTGGGCAAAATGCACTGATTCAGGCAAAGACCTTTAAAGAGGCGACCAACGTAAGCGGTATCGTATTATCTAAATTAGACGGAACGGCAAAAGGCGGTATCGTTCTTGCCATCCGTAACGAACTGAAAATCCCGGTCAAATTCGTCGGTCTTGGTGAAAAGATGGATGACCTGCAAGAATTTGATGCTGAAAAATACGTATACGGATTGTTTGCTGACCAAGTAGAGAAAAGTGAATAATACAGAGATAGAATCATTCAAACAGCAGCGATGTAGCTGCTGTTTTTTTCGCATATCTAAAAAAATATTGCATTTATTTGCCAAAAGTGTAAAATTACACAAAAGGATATATGGAAAGGATGGGTAGGATAATTTGATGTTTTTTTTGAATATTGTAGTGTAATAGACAAGCTTTTACGTCTATTAAATAGACAGATCTGAGAGGTTTTTAGGGGGAATCTTTTTGTTAAAGAAAAGGCTGTGTTTTATTTTACTCATGTGTGTGTTTTTCTTGTGTCAAGCAGCAGTTCCAGCTGAAGCAGAAGCTGGTTTTATTAAAATTTCTGTCAAAGAAGGATTCGATGGAAAAGTGAAAAGCGACCGCGGCTTTCCTGTTCAAGTAATGGTTGAAAATAGCGGAGCAGATTTCACCGGTGATCTTCTTTTCAATTTTGCTTCAACATATAATTCCAGCGGGGCAAAGATATTGTCCATTGATGTACCAAAGGGAAGCAAAAAAACTTATACGATGTCATTACCAGGTTTTTCAGAAGAATATTTCAATAATTGGCAAATAAAGCAGACGATCTTTTTATATAAAGGCAGCTGGAAAGATGGGAATGAGCAAGCCTTCGCCGGAGATAAAATCCTAAAGCCCAAATATCTGGATCCGGATGGCAGAACATTAGGGATGTTAAGTGAGAATGCCGACCGTTTAAAAGAATTAAAGGTGATGGCAACAACAAATCATCTTGAATCAATCGTATTAACTGAAGAGATGATTCCTGAAGACGAACTAGGCTTAGCATTGTTTGATTACATATTAATTGATGAGTTTAGCGTTTCTAAACTGAAAAAATCACAACAGCAAGCAATCCTCAAGTGGATTCAAAATGGCGGGATATTGATTGCCGGTGCTGCGCCTGATGCAGCGGGTTCTTATGGCAGCCTTTACGAGGAATTGCCAATGAAATCTAATAAAGAGGAACTCGCAGATACAAAAATGTTCCAAGTGGCGTCGGCACAACCGGCATTTCCGAACATTCCAGTATTTATTGGCGAGTTGGATCGGGGAGCGGAAGTCGCACTCAAAAGCGGCGAGATACCAATGGTTGTTCATAAAGGATACGGTGCCGGAGAAATATGGCAGACGGCCTTTTCGTTAGGTGATGAACCACTCTCTTCCTGGAACGAATATGGTCAATGGTTTGCTTTAAGTCCGATTCTAAATACGGTCACCCCGGTTCAATTTCAAAAAGGCGGCCCAAATCGCTATGACATGTTGTTTAATGAATTTGCCGAAATGAATGAATACTTTGCGGGATCACAATTTTCCGTTGGGCAAATCAGCCTGTTCCTGTTCATTTATCTCATGGTACTCGCACCGTTATTGTATTTCATGTTAAAAAGACTGGATAAACGGGAGCATGCTTGGTGGATTATTGCCGCTGTTGCCCTTGTTTCCTCAGTAGGAATCTTTGCAATTGGGGCAAAAGACAGAATCGCTAACCCGCAGATGAACCAAACCGGCATCTATAGGGCAGATCATGGTCAGTTAAATGGTTATGAGGCTTTTAGCTTTCTTTCGAATACAAGCGGCGATTATGACCTGAATTTTTCGCAAGGAACCTTCAACGGTGTGCCGGGGTCATCTTCCATTGCAGTGGAGGATGGAAAGCGATATGCCGTATTGGAAAATAGCAGAAACGCTAATCGTGTCACTTTTCCAAATGTCGAATATTGGTCTTTAAGAACCTTTTATGGCCAGGCTTCAAAGAAAGATGCCGGCCAATTTGAGATAAAACTAACCAATGAAAATAAGAAGTTAACAGGGAATATTATCAATCATTTTCCCTATGACTTTGAAGAGTTGACTATATGGTCGGGCAGCAAAAAGATTGAGCTTGGCCCGTTGAAAAGCGGGGAGAGTCTTACGGTAAATAAAACATTGGAGCAGGATTATCTAGCCGGACCGTATAGTCAGGGGAATTCCTACCAGATGCCAAGTTCTCCGCAAGATGTGGATAAAATAAAAAGGGAAAGAATGGAATCCGGTGCAGTGGAATTTTTATATGACGATTCCCAAACAGAAAATCAGCCTATTCTTTATGGCTATACAAAGGATTCTGTTATTAAAGCTGATTTAAAAGGAAAGAACGCGGTTAAGAATGGATTAACGCTAATCTATCAATCCTTAGATATCCAAACAAACATTAGCGGCTCTTTCACCATTAAGGATGATATGTTTCGAAACTATATCAACACCATCCGCGGCGGTGTGTTCAATGAAATGACAGGAACCCGCAACGAAAAGGAACTTGATGACGGCGAATATGACTATGTTTTGGAGCTTCCGAAGCAGCTGATGAACGGAAAAGCGAGTTTTCAAGAACTTGATATTACTTGGTATGGCGGGAATGTTACGTATTCACTCCTAAATCATACAACGGGAACCTTTTTGCCTTTACCTGATTCCCATACAACCATCAAGGAACAACTCGATCAATATATATCGGAGGACGGGACAATTACTATCAAATTGATAAAAACCGGACAAGGTGACCCTCTCGTCAGGATGCCGGCGCTTGCGATAAAGGGGGGAATCAGCTCATGATTGAAATTATTAACTTAACGAAAAGGTATGGAAAATTTACCGCGCTTGATTCTTTAAATCTTACTATTGACAAAGGCTCCGTGTTTGGTTTTGTCGGTCAAAATGGTGCCGGGAAATCGACGACCTTTTCGATATTAGCAACATTGCTTTCCCCAAGCTCCGGAACGGCTTATATTAATGGCTATAATATTTCGAAAGAGCCGAAAGCTGTCCGTAGTCAAATTGGCTATATGCCTGATTTCTTCGGTGTTTACGATCAATTAAAGGCCGTTGAGTATTTGGATTTTTACGGTGCAAGTTATGGAATCAGCCAGAGCGAAAGAAAGAAATTAATCCCTCAGCTTCTTGAATTAGTTAATTTGACACATAAACAGGATTCGTATGTTGACGTCCTTTCGAGAGGAATGAAGCAAAGACTTTGCCTGGCAAGATCATT encodes:
- the ftsY gene encoding signal recognition particle-docking protein FtsY; amino-acid sequence: MSFFKKLKEKITKQTDTVTEKFKEGLTKTRDNFSGKVNDLVARYRKVDEDFFEELEEILIQADVGFDTVMQLIEELKMEVKRRNIQDPGEVQSVISEKLVEIYNAGEGQSSNLNIQEDGLTVILFVGVNGVGKTTTIGKLGHKFKSEGKKVLMAAGDTFRAGAIEQLEVWGDRVGVEVIKQAEGSDPAAVMYDAIQAAKSRQADILLCDTAGRLQNKVNLMKELEKVKRVIEREIPDAPHEVILVLDATTGQNALIQAKTFKEATNVSGIVLSKLDGTAKGGIVLAIRNELKIPVKFVGLGEKMDDLQEFDAEKYVYGLFADQVEKSE